Within Hydrogenophaga sp. PAMC20947, the genomic segment TGGCCGCACTCGAGGTCGTGGGCCGCATCAGATGCAAGGCGGCCCTCATGATCGGCAGTGGCATTCCAGCCGACATGGCCAGCGACATGCACCTGGTGGCCCGCAAACACGGCATCCACCTGCTGGGCCCCAACAGCCTGGGTTTTCAGCGCCCCCGCATCGGCCTCAACGCGGGTGTGGTGGGCCCGCTCACCCGCCCAGGCCCGCTGGGTCTGATTTCTCAATCAGGTGCGCTCACCGCGTCCATCCTCGACTGGGCCGGCCAAAACAACGTGGGCTTCTCCACCGTGGTCTCCCTGGGCCCCAACACCTCGGTCGATCTCGCCCAGGCGCTGGATTTCCTTGCCTCCGACGCACAGACCCACAGCATTGTGGTCTACATGGAAGGCATCTCCAGCGCCCGCCGTTTCATGAGCGCGCTGCGCGCTGCCGCCAATGCCAAACCCGTGGTGGTGCTCAAAGCCGGACGCAAAAAAGCTGGCAATGAAGCCGCGCAAACCCACAGCGGCGCCATCGTGGGCAGCGACGAAGTCTTCGAAGCCGCCCTGCGCCGGGCGGGTGCGGTGCGCGTGCGCTCGTTTGTCGAGCTGTTCTCGGCCTCCAAATGCCTGGCCTCGCGATACCGCCCGGTGGGCAAGCGCCTGGCCATCGTCACCAACGGCGGTGGGCCAGGTGTGCTCGCGGCCGACTGGGTGAGTGAAATCGCGCTGGAGCTGGGCAAGCTCTCGCCCGAGACCGCGGCCGAGCTCCAGCCCAAACTGCCCCCGTTCGCCTCGCTGCACGATCTGATCGACCTGTCTGAAGAAGCCACGCCTGAGCACTACCGCGAAGCCATCGCCGCAGCCGGCCGGGACAAAACGGTGGACGGTGTGCTGGTGGTGCATTCACCCAAAGGCGGCGTGAATGCCGCTGAAGTGGCCCGCGCCATGGCCGACCTCAAAGACCGCTTGGGCAAACCGCTGCTGTGCTGCTGGATGGGTGACGCTTCGGTGGGCGAGGCCCGTGATGTGCTGCAGCATGCTGCCATCCCCGCTTTCCGGACCCCCGAAGCCGCTGTAGGCGCGTTTGGCAACATTGCCAGCTTTTACGAGAACCAGCAGCTGCTGCAGCAAACGCCGCCGCCCTTGTCCAACCTGGCCAAACCCGACCTGGAAGGCGCGCGGCTGCTGATCGAAAACGTGCTCACCGAGCGCCGCAAGGTGTTGACGGAAATGGAATCCAAGGCCCTGCTCTCGGCCTTCCACATTCCGGTCACCCAGACCATCCTGGCCCGCAGCGCCAACGAAGCCATGATGATTGCCACCCAGCTGGGCTACCCGGTGGCGCTCAAGATCGATTCATACGACATCAGCCACAAGAGCGACGTCAACGGCGTCGCGCTCAACGTGATGAACGCTGTGGGGGTGCGCGACATCTACCAGACCATGATCCAGACGGTGAGCAAGCTGCAGCCCGGCGCACGCATCAATGGGGTCACCATCCAGAAAATGGCCAGCAACAAACGCGGCCGCGAGCTCTACATCGGCCTGGTCACCGACGACCCGTTTGGCCCGGTGATCGCCTTCGGCGCCGGCGGCACCATGATCGAGTTGATCAACGACCGGGCCATGTCCCTTCCCCCCCTCAATTTGTTTCTGGCGCGCCGCCTGATCGAACGTTCACGCGCAAATGAGACCCTGGACGCCTGGAGAGGGGCCACAGCGGTCGATCGGGCCGCCCTTGAGCATGTGCTACTCCGGGTGTCGGAAATGGCCTGTGAGCTCCCTCAGCTGCGAGAAATGGACATCAACCCCATCATCGTGGACGAATCCGGGGCCGTGGCGGTCGATGCCCGCATCGTGATCGACAACGCGCCAGCCTCCGCCCGCAACTACGCCCACCTGGCCATCCTGCCCTACCCAGCCCGCTACGAACAGATCTGGCCCATGCGGGGCGGGGGTGAGTACACCATCCGGCCCATCCACCCCGATGACGCCGAGATGCTGCAGGAACTGGTGCAAAACCTGTCGCCAGAGAGCCGCTACTTCCGTTTTGTCTCTTCCATGAAGGAATTGCCCCTGCCCATGCTCTCGCGCCTCACCCTGATCGACTACGACCGAGAGATGGCGCTGGTGGCCATCCACCGGGAACGCAAAGACAGTCCTGAAGGCAAAACCGTCGAAATCGAGCGGGTAGTGGGCGTTTCCCGCTACATCACCAACCCCGACAAGTCCAGCTGCGAGTTTTCGCTGGTGGTTGCGGACGACTTCAATGGCAAGGGTCTGGGTTCGCGCTTGATGCTCAGCATCATGGAAGAAGCGCGTGACAAGGGGCTGGCCGAGATCGAGGGCCTGGTGTTGGCGAACAACCCCGGCATGCTCAAGCTCATGAAAAGCCTGGGCTTCACAGCCAAGCCGTTTCCAGACGACCCCGACTTCAAACTGCTGACCTACACCCTCTGAACGCTGTTCAAAACAGCCAGGCAAAGTTCATTTTCAGCCGCCCGGCATCGCCTGGCGGCTTTTTTTGTTCCCGTTTTTGTTCGCGTTTCTTATTCTTCTATATCTTTATTTCAAATTAGTAGTGGTAGTAGAGCAAACCGTTTTTCCGGGATAAGTCTGTTTTTTCCTTTTAAATCAATGATTTAGCGAGGTCCAAAGTCTGTGTCGAGTGGCCTGTTCATGGCGAAGTGAATTGGGGACAACTTGGGCTTTATCGATGGGCCTGTGGATAACTGGTGGGTTGTTAAAAAATTATCCACAGGGTTGTGGATCAATGAAAGTGGATTGTCTGTACAAAACCCCAGCTCATGTTTTTGAAGCGAGGGTCAACACCTGGGGACCCGCTTGCTGGCCACCTCGGGTGCCTAGGAAGGCACCAACGTGGCTGGGCAGATCGGCGACGCCGACTTCAAGGGCACGCTGGACGGTTTCTTCACCGAGCAGGCCCACGGTGCACTCGGGTGTGCCGCCAACACTTGGCTCGCGGGGTTATCTCAACATCGACATGTGGGCAAATCCCCAGGCCATGCCCAGACCATGGGTCAAGGTCGCTGCCACGGTGAGCGCCAGGGCCGGTTTCAGGCGTTGGGGCTGGTCGGCATGGCGGATCAAGAGCACCCAGGCCGTGAGCGACAGCGGCAGGGAGACCAGGCCCCAGAGCGCCGGTATGGGCGGAATCAGCAACCACACGCTGATGGCCAGCCAGGCGTGGGCGGCCAGCACCAAGGCGCCGTACATCATCGTGGCCCCCCGGGTGCCCAGCCGCACCACCAGGGTGCGCTTGCCCACGCTGGCATCGGCCTTCGCGTCGGGCACACCGTTGATCACCAGCAAGGCCGCGACCATGAGTGCGAAGCCCAGCCCCGCGCTGGCAGGGATCAGGAAAAAGTGGCGCCGCTGCACATAGTCGGCCCCCACCACCACGCCAAACCAGGCCAGTGCCACCGCGAATTCACCCATTCCGCGTGACATCAACTGCAAAGGGGGGGCGGAATAGGCCCAGGCCAGCAGCAGCCCCGCGGCGCCCAGCAGCAAGATGCCTGGCCCTGCTTGCACCGCGATCAGCAAGCCGGCGGGGATCAGCAGCACGAACAAGGCCTTGGCCAGATCCGCGGTGTGTTGTTCGGTCACGGTGCCGTTCTGGATCAGGCGCGAGCCCCCTGTGAAAGGGAACACGCCCTGGGTGTTGGCGGCGTCAGCGCCGTTGCGCGCATCGTGCTGGTCATTGATGACATTGCCCAGGGCGTGTGCCATGGCCGCGACCACCGTTGATCCCAGCGCGAGGGGCATGTCCAGCCCGCAACCGCAGGACGAAGCGATCGCCGTGCCCAGCAGGCAAGCCACCACGGTGAGCAACAGAAAAGCGGGCCGTGTCATGCGCCACCACACCTTCAAGGGCAGCGCGGGTGGGACCGGCGGTGGCTGCACAGGGGAGGCGGACCCGGCTTTTGGGCCGCTTGCGCGTGCGGATTCTGATGTGGGGCTGGCTGGGTGATCTGTCGCAGGGCCCAATTCTGGTAGCGTCATGGGTTCAGTATGGGCAAGACGGCTGCATGCTGCCTTGATCTTTGTCGGGCACCGCGGGACCGATCGGACACAAGTGGTCACCTTCCACCTTGGGGTCGGCACGGGGCGACTGGTAAACTGCCTCCTCAGGCGGCTGGCCCATCCGGTTCCAGCCCGGCTTTGTCACGATTCATGTCCACGATCCTCAGCGCCAACGCCCCCACCACCTTCGAAATCAAGAGCGCCAACCTGCCCTTGGTCGCCCTGCTGCTGAAATCCGCCGACCTTGACCGGTTGAGCCAGGAGCTGGCGCAGCGTTTCGGTGACATGCCCGATTTCTTCGACAACGATCCGCTGGTGGTGGATTTGTCGTCGCTGGTGGTTGGTGAACATGTGCCCACGGCGCTGGATTTCAGCGTGTTGTCGGACATGTTGCGCGCCTACCGTCTGCAGCCCTTGGCGGTGCGGGGTGGAAATGCAACCCTGATGGCAGCCGCGTTCGCCGCTGGCCTGATCTCGGCCGAAGATGCCATCGTGCAACGCAGCGCCCAGCGTTCGGCTGAGGCCGACACCGAGCCCCGCCCCGCCGTGCCAGCGGCGGCGCAGGACCAACCCCCGTCGGCCGCGCCTGCGCCCGGCGCCATGGTGGTCGACAAGCCCTTGCGCTCGGGACAGCAGGTGTATGCCCGTGGCCGCGATCTGATCGTGATGGCCATGGTCAACCCAGGTGCCGAAGTGATAGCCGACGGCCACATCCATGTGTACGCCCCCCTGCGTGGCAAAGCGATTGCCGGCGCGCGGGGCAACGGCGACGCCCGCATTTTTGCGCTGTCGATGGCGCCCGAACTGATTTCGATTGCGGGTATTTACCGCACCAGCGAAAACACCTTGCCCGATGCGGTGCAAGGCAAAGCCGCCCAGGTTCGCCTGGTGCCCGGCCCCGATGGCGACAAGCTGGTTATTGACGCCATTGCCTCCTGATTCTGACAGTCCATCCCGTTCGAGAAAGACCCCTCACCATGACCCGTATCGTTGTTGTCACCTCCGGTAAAGGCGGCGTGGGCAAAACCACGACCAGCGCCAGTTTCTCCGCCGGCCTTGCCTTGCGCGGTCTCAAGACAGCTGTCATCGACTTTGACGTGGGCCTGCGCAACCTTGACCTGATCATGGGTTGTGAGCGCCGCGTGGTGTACGACTTGATCAATGTGATCCAGGGCGAAGCCAACCTCAATCAGGCGCTGATCAAGGACAAGCAGGTCGACAACCTCTTCGTGCTGGCCGCCAGCCAGACGCGCGACAAAGACGCGCTGTCGCTGGAGGGGGTCGAAAAGGTGCTCACAGATCTGTCTGAAATGGGCTTTGACTACATTGTTTGCGATTCGCCCGCCGGTATCGAGACCGGCGCTTTGATGGCCATGCACTTTGCCGACGAAGCGTTGATCGTGACCAACCCCGAGGTCTCCAGTGTGCGCGATTCCGACCGCATTCTGGGCATGCTGGGCAGCAAGACCAAGCGTGCCATGGAAGGCAAGGAAGCCATCAAGGAACACCTGCTGATCACCCGCTACAACCCCGGTCGCGTGGCCGAAGGCCAGATGCTGTCGCTTGAAGACATCCAGGACATCCTGCGCATCAAGCTGATTGGTGTGATCCCCGAGAGTGAAAGTGTGCTGACCGCTTCCAACCAGGGCACGCCCGCCATCCACCTCAAGGGAACGGACGTGGCCGAGGCTTACAGCGACGTGATCGAGCGATTCCTGGGTGCCGATAAACCCCTGCGGTTTATAGAAGCCGAAAAATCAGGCTTCTTCAAGCGCGTCTTCGGGAGGAAGTGAAGCCATGTCTTTCCTCTCCTTCTTTATTGGCGAGAAAAAGAAAACCGCCAGCGTCGCCAAAGAACGGCTCCAGATCATCCTGGCCCACGAGCGCAGCGGTCGCAATGCCGATGAGCCCGACTACCTGCCTGCTTTGCAACGCGAACTCATGGCCGTGATCAGCAAATACATCAAGATCAACCAGGAAGACATCAAGGTCCAGCTCGAGCGCCAGGACAATCTGGATGTGCTGGAAGTCAAGATCGAATTGCCGGACAGGAAATAGCCCCCACGCTCCGCCGCTGCGCGGGTCGCTGCCCCCCAAGGGGGCAGATTCACCTTGGGGCGGCCCGGCGATGAATCGTCGAGCCCCCACGCTCCGCCGCTGCGCGGGTCGCAGCTCCAGGCGGGAAAGTACCGGCTGATGCCCCGGTTCCCAGGCTCCGCCATGGCACCGGTCTATCATCAGCCCATGCTGATCGAAACACTCGGTGCGGCCCGCGACATGGGCCGGCTCAACACGATCCTGGGCGTGCTGGTGCGCCATGGATTTGGCGACAGTGTGCGCCGCTTGGGCCTGGCCGACCGGCTCGAGCGGGCTGGCCATGTGCTGCATTGGGACACTGCTGCGCATCTGGCGCGCCTGGAGCCCGCCGTTCAGGTGCGCCTGGCCCTGGAAGAGCTCGGACCCACTTTTGTGAAGCTGGGCCAAATCCTGGCCGGGCGGGCCGATCTGTTTGGCCCCGAGTACATCGCCGAATTTGAAAAACTTCACAGCCATGTGCCTGCGGTGCCCATGGACATCTTGCGGCCACAACTGCGCGAGGATCTGGGGGGCGAGCCTGAGGCGGTGTTTGCACGGTTTGAAACGCAGCCGCTGGCGGCCGCCTCCATTGCCCAGGTTCACCGGGCGCAGCTGCTCGATGGCACCGAGGTGGTTGTCAAGATCCGCCGCCCGGGCATCGCCGACACCATCGAAGCCGATTTGCGGTTGATGGCCCGCCTTGCGGCGGTGGTCGAGGCCGAAACTCCCACGCTCAAACCCTACCGGCCGCAGCAACTGGTGCGCGAGCTGGCGCGCTCGTTGCGTCGCGAGCTCGATCTGGCCAGTGAGTGCCGCAACGCCGAGCGCATCGCGGCCAACCTGGCCGAGCTGCCCTGGATCGTGGTGCCCAAGGTGCACTGGGCCCACACCAGCGAGCGGGTCAACGTGCAGGACTTCATCGTAGGGGTGCCCGGCCCCGCGCTGGGACAGCTCGATGTGCTCGGGTTTGACCGGCAGCTGCTGGCCCAGCGCGGCGCCCAGGCGGTGCTGAAGATGATCGTGGAAGACGGCGTGTTCCACGCCGACCCACACCCGGGCAACGTGTTTTACCTCGAAGGCAATCGCATCGCCTTCATCGATTTTGGCATGATCGGGCGTCTCACGCCCCGCCGGCGCGACGAGCTGTTGCAGCTGCTGCTCGGCCTGATCGAGCGCCAGCCGCAGACCGTGGCCGATGTGCTGCTGGACTGGACGGGCGACGACCACCACCTCAATCTCAGTGCGCTCGAAAACGAAATTGAGGCCTTTGTGGACCAGTACCACGGCTCGCCGCTGGCCGCCCTCAACCTGGGCCAGATGCTGGCCGATGTGACCACCATCCTGCGGGAGCACCACCTCGGCCTGCCGTCCGACATGGCTTTGCTGATCAAGGCCTTCATCACGCTCGAAGGCATGGGCCGCAGCCTGGACCCCGAATTCCACATGACCAGCGAAGCCCTGCCGCTGCTCAAGAAAGTGGTGCGCGCCCGCTACGAGCCCAAGGTCGTGGCCAACCGCGCCTGGCAAACGCTGCGCCGCACGCTGGCGGTGGCCGAGCAGCTGCCCCACGACGTGTCGCGTTTGCTGCGCAACGCGCGGCGCGGGCGCTTGCACGTGGGCATCGAGCTGGCCCACCTCAAGCGCGTGGGCGACCAGATCGACCGCGCCGCCAACCGCCTCACCATGGCACTGGTGATCGCTGCGCTGATCATCGGCTCGTCCATCGTGATGACGGTGCAAGGTGGGCCGACGCTGCTGGGTCTCCCCGCCTTTGGATTTCTGGGTTTTCTCAGCGCCTTTGTGGGCGGGCTGTGGCTGGTGCGCGCCATCTGGCGCAGCAGCCGTGGACGCGATCACGACCCCGACGAATGAACGCCTTCGGCGGGGTTGCTCAGGGATGACCTGTGCCTATGATTCTTCTGTTCGTCTGTCCCCCCCCCTATTCCCGACGCTTGAGCCGCCTTGCGCTCTGAAGCTGTTCACAGGAGCCCCAACATGACCCCCTCTTTCCGTTTGCTGCCCCTTGCTCTGTCGCTCACCCTGCTCGCCGGCTGCGGCAGCCAGGTGATCAACCCGGTGACCGGGCAGACCGAGCGCAGCGTCATGAGCGAGTCCGCCGAGCTGGCAGAAGGCAAGAAGGCCCATGAGCAGGTGATGCAGGAATACGGGGTGTACAAAAACCCGCGCCTGCAAGCCTATGTCAACGAGGTGGGGCAGAAATTGGCGCGCGAGTCACACCGCGCGAACATTCCCTGGACCTTCACCGTGCTCGACAGCCCCGAGATCAACGCCTTTGCTTTGCCGGGCGGTTATGTCTACATCACGCGCGGCATCCTGGCCTACATGGAAAGCGAGGCCGACATGGCCGGCGTGATCGGCCATGAGATTGGCCACGTCACTGCACGCCACGGCGCCCAGCGGGCCACGCGCCAGCAAGACGCCGGTCTGGGGGTGTTCGCCGCGACCATTCTGGGTGCGGTGCTCGAGAGCCAGGGCGTTTCGGGCGCCACCGAGCTCGCTGGCCAGACCGCCCAAGGCGTGGCCGCCGGTTATGTGGCGAAGTACAGCCGCGAGCAGGAGCTGCAGGCTGACACCCTGGGCGCTGAATACCTGTCGCGCACCCGCTATGCCCCCGACAACATGGTCGACGTGATCCAGGTGCTCAAGTCGCAGGAGCAATACGCCGGCGATGTGGCGCGGGCGGAAGGCCGTCAAGCGTCTGAGGGCAATTCCTGGCTGGCCTCGCACCCCAGCAACGATCAGCGACTGGCGTCCATCCGCCGCATTGCCGCCCAATACAAGGGCGACTACAAGGACGATGGCCGCCAGCGCTTCCTGCGGGCCATGGAGGGCGTGCGATTTGGGGAAAGCCCAGAGCAGGGTCTGACCCGAGGACAAAATTTTTACCACGCCGGTCTGGGCATCGCCCTGACCGCGCCCAACGGCTGGCGCATTCAGAACGCGGCCACAGCGCTCACCTTCGTCAGCCCGAAAGGCGATGCGGCGCTGCGCATGGTGACCCTGCCGCCCAAGGCGGGCAGCTCACACGACGAGATCATCCGCAACGCGTTCAAACCCACCCAGGGCAATGCCACGCGTGGTCAGCTCAATGGCTTCACCTCCACGCACTTTGTGGGGACCAACCAAGCCGCCAATGGCCAGGCGCAGGGGGTCGAAGCCACGATCGTGACCGGTCCGCAGCAACTCAACTACGCCCTGCTCTACCTCGCCGCGAGCCCGGCCGCGCGCCAGCAGGCGCAGTCGGGTCTCAAGTCGGCCGAGCAATCGTTCCGTGCCATGAGTGCTGCTGACACCCGCGCGGCCAGGCCATGGCAGCTGAGCGTGGTGCCGTTCCCGCGCGGTGGCTTTGCCGAGTTGGAGCGCCAGTCGGCACCGGTGCCTCAGGTGGCTCGCCAGTTGCGCCTGCTCAATGGCCTGTACGGCGCGGGCGCCGAGCCGGCGGTGGGCTCGCTGGTGAAGGTTGTGACCGAGCAATGAGCGGTCGGTCCGGCAGGCTTGTGTGATGGCGGATCGTGATCCCGTGCCCGATTGGGCCCACACGGCGGAGGCTTCTCCCTTCACGCCACCTGCCAGCAGTGCCACGCCGACCCTCCTCATCGCCGCGGCCATCGTGGCGGTGGGTGTGGCGGGCTTTTTTGGTCACAGGGCCTGGTTGGAAGACGG encodes:
- a CDS encoding bifunctional acetate--CoA ligase family protein/GNAT family N-acetyltransferase — its product is MDKHYLTPLFQPEVIAVFVGKNGDPEHQIPQARALVESITAQRFSGKLIFIDPHTTGTLADLAQTRADLAIIVLPPKEALAALEVVGRIRCKAALMIGSGIPADMASDMHLVARKHGIHLLGPNSLGFQRPRIGLNAGVVGPLTRPGPLGLISQSGALTASILDWAGQNNVGFSTVVSLGPNTSVDLAQALDFLASDAQTHSIVVYMEGISSARRFMSALRAAANAKPVVVLKAGRKKAGNEAAQTHSGAIVGSDEVFEAALRRAGAVRVRSFVELFSASKCLASRYRPVGKRLAIVTNGGGPGVLAADWVSEIALELGKLSPETAAELQPKLPPFASLHDLIDLSEEATPEHYREAIAAAGRDKTVDGVLVVHSPKGGVNAAEVARAMADLKDRLGKPLLCCWMGDASVGEARDVLQHAAIPAFRTPEAAVGAFGNIASFYENQQLLQQTPPPLSNLAKPDLEGARLLIENVLTERRKVLTEMESKALLSAFHIPVTQTILARSANEAMMIATQLGYPVALKIDSYDISHKSDVNGVALNVMNAVGVRDIYQTMIQTVSKLQPGARINGVTIQKMASNKRGRELYIGLVTDDPFGPVIAFGAGGTMIELINDRAMSLPPLNLFLARRLIERSRANETLDAWRGATAVDRAALEHVLLRVSEMACELPQLREMDINPIIVDESGAVAVDARIVIDNAPASARNYAHLAILPYPARYEQIWPMRGGGEYTIRPIHPDDAEMLQELVQNLSPESRYFRFVSSMKELPLPMLSRLTLIDYDREMALVAIHRERKDSPEGKTVEIERVVGVSRYITNPDKSSCEFSLVVADDFNGKGLGSRLMLSIMEEARDKGLAEIEGLVLANNPGMLKLMKSLGFTAKPFPDDPDFKLLTYTL
- a CDS encoding prenyltransferase — encoded protein: MTRPAFLLLTVVACLLGTAIASSCGCGLDMPLALGSTVVAAMAHALGNVINDQHDARNGADAANTQGVFPFTGGSRLIQNGTVTEQHTADLAKALFVLLIPAGLLIAVQAGPGILLLGAAGLLLAWAYSAPPLQLMSRGMGEFAVALAWFGVVVGADYVQRRHFFLIPASAGLGFALMVAALLVINGVPDAKADASVGKRTLVVRLGTRGATMMYGALVLAAHAWLAISVWLLIPPIPALWGLVSLPLSLTAWVLLIRHADQPQRLKPALALTVAATLTHGLGMAWGFAHMSMLR
- the minC gene encoding septum site-determining protein MinC — encoded protein: MSTILSANAPTTFEIKSANLPLVALLLKSADLDRLSQELAQRFGDMPDFFDNDPLVVDLSSLVVGEHVPTALDFSVLSDMLRAYRLQPLAVRGGNATLMAAAFAAGLISAEDAIVQRSAQRSAEADTEPRPAVPAAAQDQPPSAAPAPGAMVVDKPLRSGQQVYARGRDLIVMAMVNPGAEVIADGHIHVYAPLRGKAIAGARGNGDARIFALSMAPELISIAGIYRTSENTLPDAVQGKAAQVRLVPGPDGDKLVIDAIAS
- the minD gene encoding septum site-determining protein MinD; translated protein: MTRIVVVTSGKGGVGKTTTSASFSAGLALRGLKTAVIDFDVGLRNLDLIMGCERRVVYDLINVIQGEANLNQALIKDKQVDNLFVLAASQTRDKDALSLEGVEKVLTDLSEMGFDYIVCDSPAGIETGALMAMHFADEALIVTNPEVSSVRDSDRILGMLGSKTKRAMEGKEAIKEHLLITRYNPGRVAEGQMLSLEDIQDILRIKLIGVIPESESVLTASNQGTPAIHLKGTDVAEAYSDVIERFLGADKPLRFIEAEKSGFFKRVFGRK
- the minE gene encoding cell division topological specificity factor MinE gives rise to the protein MSFLSFFIGEKKKTASVAKERLQIILAHERSGRNADEPDYLPALQRELMAVISKYIKINQEDIKVQLERQDNLDVLEVKIELPDRK
- a CDS encoding AarF/UbiB family protein, whose product is MLIETLGAARDMGRLNTILGVLVRHGFGDSVRRLGLADRLERAGHVLHWDTAAHLARLEPAVQVRLALEELGPTFVKLGQILAGRADLFGPEYIAEFEKLHSHVPAVPMDILRPQLREDLGGEPEAVFARFETQPLAAASIAQVHRAQLLDGTEVVVKIRRPGIADTIEADLRLMARLAAVVEAETPTLKPYRPQQLVRELARSLRRELDLASECRNAERIAANLAELPWIVVPKVHWAHTSERVNVQDFIVGVPGPALGQLDVLGFDRQLLAQRGAQAVLKMIVEDGVFHADPHPGNVFYLEGNRIAFIDFGMIGRLTPRRRDELLQLLLGLIERQPQTVADVLLDWTGDDHHLNLSALENEIEAFVDQYHGSPLAALNLGQMLADVTTILREHHLGLPSDMALLIKAFITLEGMGRSLDPEFHMTSEALPLLKKVVRARYEPKVVANRAWQTLRRTLAVAEQLPHDVSRLLRNARRGRLHVGIELAHLKRVGDQIDRAANRLTMALVIAALIIGSSIVMTVQGGPTLLGLPAFGFLGFLSAFVGGLWLVRAIWRSSRGRDHDPDE
- a CDS encoding M48 family metalloprotease; amino-acid sequence: MTPSFRLLPLALSLTLLAGCGSQVINPVTGQTERSVMSESAELAEGKKAHEQVMQEYGVYKNPRLQAYVNEVGQKLARESHRANIPWTFTVLDSPEINAFALPGGYVYITRGILAYMESEADMAGVIGHEIGHVTARHGAQRATRQQDAGLGVFAATILGAVLESQGVSGATELAGQTAQGVAAGYVAKYSREQELQADTLGAEYLSRTRYAPDNMVDVIQVLKSQEQYAGDVARAEGRQASEGNSWLASHPSNDQRLASIRRIAAQYKGDYKDDGRQRFLRAMEGVRFGESPEQGLTRGQNFYHAGLGIALTAPNGWRIQNAATALTFVSPKGDAALRMVTLPPKAGSSHDEIIRNAFKPTQGNATRGQLNGFTSTHFVGTNQAANGQAQGVEATIVTGPQQLNYALLYLAASPAARQQAQSGLKSAEQSFRAMSAADTRAARPWQLSVVPFPRGGFAELERQSAPVPQVARQLRLLNGLYGAGAEPAVGSLVKVVTEQ